The following proteins are encoded in a genomic region of Zea mays cultivar B73 chromosome 9, Zm-B73-REFERENCE-NAM-5.0, whole genome shotgun sequence:
- the LOC100191182 gene encoding Transcription factor RF2b has protein sequence MQQQPEPADPPGRALPPPAVPAPAPAPVAARAAHHRRARSEVAFRLPDDLGLGGGGGPDGDTFDDIGSEDDLFSTFMDIEKISSSGPSDRDRAAETSSPPRPKHRHSSSVDGSGLFFSPGIGGGAGKDAAASLAEVMEAKKAMTPEQLAELAAIDPKRAKRILANRQSAARSKERKARYITELERKVQTLQTEATTLSAQLTLFQRDTTGLSAENAELKIRLHAMEQQAQLRDALNDALKQELERLKLVTGEMTNSSETYNMRFQHIPYNSSFFPLSQQNASPHPGTTQLPPPFHPPHPNVPNHQMLSHPNTLPDIMQQESLGRLQGLDIGKGPLVVKSESSSISASESSSTF, from the exons ATGCAGCAGCAGCCGGAGCCTGCCGATCCGCCGGGCCGGGCCTTACCGCCACCGGCggtgccggcgccggcgccggcgcctgtCGCCGCGCGCGCGGCGCACCACCGCCGGGCTAGATCTGAGGTGGCCTTCCGCCTCCCGGACGACCTCGgcctcggcggcggcggtggccctGACGGCGACACCTTCGATGATATCGGCTCGGAGGACGACCTCTTCTCCACCTTCATGGACATCGAGAAGATCTCATCCTCCGGGCCCTCCGACCGCGACCGCGCCGCCGAGACGTCGTCTCCCCCGCGCCCCAAGCACCGCCACAGCAGCTCCGTCGACGGCTCGGGTCTCTTCTTCTCGCCCGGCATTGGCGGCGGCGCGGGCAAGGATGCTGCGGCGTCGCTGGCCGAGGTCATGGAGGCCAAGAAGGCCATGACTCCCGAGCAGCTGGCCGAGCTCGCCGCCATCGACCCCAAGCGCGCCAAGAG AATTCTAGCTAACAGGCAATCAGCTGCTAGATCGAAAGAAAGAAAGGCTCGTTATATAACAGAACTTGAGCGTAAGGTCCAAACTCTTCAGACTGAAGCCACCACCCTTTCAGCTCAACTCACACTATTTCAG AGGGACACGACTGGACTTTCTGCAGAAAATGCAGAGCTTAAGATAAGGTTGCATGCCATGGAGCAACAGGCTCAACTCCGCGATG CTCTGAATGATGCACTAAAGCAGGAGCTGGAGAGGCTTAAGCTTGTTACTGGTGAGATGACCAATTCCAGTGAGACATATAACATGAGATTTCAGCATATTccatacaactcttccttctttccGCTTTCCCAGCAAAATGCATCTCCACACCCTGGTACCACCCAGTTGCCACCACCGTTCCACCCACCCCATCCCAATGTGCCAAACCACCAGATGCTGTCCCACCCAAACACTCTCCCAGACATAATGCAGCAAGAGTCTCTTGGACGGCTGCAGGGTTTGGACATTGGAAAGGGGCCACTGGTTGTCAAGTCAGAGAGCAGCTCGATCTCTGCTAGTGAAAGCAGCAGCACCTTCTAA